From the genome of Spinacia oleracea cultivar Varoflay chromosome 2, BTI_SOV_V1, whole genome shotgun sequence, one region includes:
- the LOC110797215 gene encoding uncharacterized protein, with protein MESFVGAQVKKNVEFEDGFKQSNTHLRMIETQSAQLANTIKEQQVHTSLPPQGQPPKQMYAIMTRSGKILDDVPRANEVSKSNGKDQEGVVESSDNDVVEEEPPIDDVGDTPIPKEATLLPLPTPKLPYPQRFLGKKLDDQFSKFLDVISKLHVSLSLTEALKQMPRHSRFMRDVLNGKRSCEPKETVQLTESCSALIQHSFPPKLNDPGRFSIPCSIQKHKFDNALCDLGASVSILPYKTYEKLNLGDLSPTAMSLQLADRSVMLPLGRIEDVPLVVGKLTFLVDFCDNELSRSSPDDKEVHVIPRVFDDKFDDVITIPEIFGMHIDGDVGAKTSKVIHESANKAKTPKKAKKPKKAKEKLGGGLFGWHLMNGDVELFE; from the exons atggagtcgtttgtgggggcgcaagtcAAAAAGAATGTTGAGTTTGAGGACGGATTTAAGCAATCCAATACTCATTTGAGAATGATTGAGACCCAATCAGCTCAACTCGCTAATACCATAAAGGAACAACAAGTGCAtactagtctcccaccccaaggtcaacctcCTAAGCAAATGTATGCAATCAtgacaaggagtgggaagaTTTTAGATGATGTTCCTAGAGCTAATGAGGTTTCTAAGTCCAATGGGAAGGATCAAGAGGGAGTCGTTGAGTCTAGCGACAATGATGTGGTAGAAGAGGAGCCTCCCATCGATGATGTGGGTGATACTCCTATACCAAAAGAGGCAACTCTTCTACCTCTCCCCACTCCTAAACTCCCCTATCCTCAAAgatttttaggcaaaaaattGGATGATCAGTTTTCTAAGTTTCTTGATGTGATTAGCAAGTTGCATGTCTCATTGTCTCTCACCGAGGCACTTAAACAAATGCCCCGCCATTCTAGATTCATGAGAGATGTTCTTAATGGCAAGAGAAGTTGTGAACCCAAAGAGACCGTGCAACTCACGGAGAGTTGTAGCGCTCTAATTCAACACTCCTTTCCCCCAAAACTCAATGATCCCGGGCGTTTTTCAATCCCTTGTAGCATTCAAAAGCACAAATTTGATAATGCTCTTTGTGATTTGGGGGCAAGTGTGAGCATCTTGCCATATAAGACTTATGAGAAGCTCAATCTAGGTGATCTCTCTCCTACCGCTATGTCATTACAACTAGCCGATCGATCGGTTATGTTGCCATTGGGTAGGATTGAGGATGTTCCCCTCGTTGTTGGCaagcttacttttcttgttgacttc TGTGATAATGAGCTTTCTAGGTCCTCTCCCGATGACAAGGAAGTCCATGTGATCCCAAGGGTGTTTGATGATAAGTTTGATGATGTCATAACCATCCCCgagatatttgggatgcatATTGATGGTGATGTTGGGGCTAAAACCTCCAAAGTAATTCATGAATCGGCAAACAAAGCCAAGacacccaagaaagccaagaagCCCAAGAAAGCCAAGGAAAAGCTTGGTGGCGGATTGTTTGGTTGGCACCTTATGAATGGGGATGTCG